CCCGATTTTTTTTACCCAGCAACGCTGCGGCATGAACGGCCGGACGTTCACGTTGTATAAATTCCGCTCGATGTACGTTGGCGCCGAAATCAAGCGTCGCGAGCTTGAAAAGTGCAATGAGATGGATGGTCCGGTTTTTAAAATAAAACGCGACCCGCGTATCACACCCTTGGGCCGCATTCTGCGCAAACTTTCGCTCGATGAACTGCCGCAGCTTTTCAACGTTCTCAGAGGCGACATGAGCTTTGTCGGTCCCCGGCCGCCGCTGGCCATCGAAGTCGAGCTTTATAAACTGTGGCAGCGCCGGCGCTTGTCCTTAAAACCCGGCCTCACCTGCATCTGGCAGGTGAGCGGCCGCAACAAAATCGGTTTTGAGAAATGGATGGAAATGGATTTGGAATATATCGACAACTGGTCGCTCTGGCTGGATTTTAAAATCATGGTGAAAACCGTTTTTGTCGTGATGTTCGGTTACGGCGCGAGTTAAATAAAGAAAGCGCACTTCTCGTACTCCTACTCGATTTTGAATAGGAGTGGGAGTCAGAGTTTGAGAGAGTAACAGATTCTAAACAACCAAGGACTTTTAGGAGACCCACATGCGTATTTGCATGATCGGCACCGGCTATGTCGGCTTGGTGACCGGAACTTGTTTTGCCGAATTTGGCAACGATGTCACCTGCGTCGACATTGTCAAAGAAAAAATTGACAAATTGAACCGCGGTGAGCTGCCGATTTACGAGCCGGGCCTGGATGTGATGGTCGCCCAAAACGTAAAAGAAGGCCGTCTCACCTTCACCACCGATTTGAAAAAATCGGTCGAAGACGCCCTCGTCATTTTCATCGCGGTGGGAACCCCGCAGGCCGAGGACGGATCAGCCGACATGCGCTACGTCGAAGCTGTCACCAAAGATATCGCCCGTTACATGAATGAATATAAAGTCATTGTGAATAAAAGCACGGTCCCGGTCGGCGCCGGCAAATGGATAAAAAAACTGATTCAGGAAAATCAGCCCAAGCCGATTCACTTTTCCGTCGCCTCCAACCCGGAATTTTTGCGGGAGGGCTCGGCGATTGAAGATTTTATGCGTCCCAATCGCGTCGTCATCGGCACCGAAGATCCCGAAGCCGCCGCCATCATGCGCGATCTGTACAAGCCGCTCTATCTCATCGAAACGCCGATTGTCATGACCGATTTGGCCAGCGCCGAGCTGACCAAATACGCCGCCAACGCCTTTCTTGCGACGAAGATCAGCTTTATTAACGAAATCGCCACGATTTGCGAACGCGTCGGCGCCGACGTTCACGAAGTCGCCAAAGGCATGGGCCTCGATCAACGCATCGGCACCAAATTCCTTCACGCCGGCCCCGGCTATGGCGGCTCTTGCTTCCCCAAAGACACTCGCGCCTTGCTCAACATCGCCAGGAAAAACGACTACACGTTTAAAATCGTTGAAGCCGCCGTCGAAGTGAATGATGAGCAGCGCCGGCGCATGTTGGAAAAAATCAAGCGAACGATCGGCAATCTTAACGGCAAAACCATCGCCGTTCTTGGCTTGGCGTTCAAGCCCAACACCGATGATATGCGCGAAGCCCCCTCCATCGACATCATTAAAGGCATGCAAAAAGAAGGCGCGCGCATCAAGGCATACGATCCGGTGGCGATGCAAGAAGCGAAAAAGTTTCTGCCGGACATTGAGTTTATGGACGACACCTACAGCCCGATGGCCGGTGCCGACGCGCTTATTTTCATCACTGAATGGAATCAGTTCCGCAGCCTGGATTTGAAAAAAATCAAGCATTTGTTAAAAACGCCGATCGTGATCGATTTGCGCAACATCTACGAACCGCAACGAATGCGCGAACATGGCTTTACCTATGTGGCCGTCGGCCGGCACTAACACCTGCAAATCGTCGCAGCGCCTTTTATAGACTTGTTTAGGATGATTTTTTGAGCCGGTGTGCGATGCTTTCACCTCGCTGCAAAGCCAAAGCTTCGCACTCCGAAACGCAAATTCCAACCCTAAACAAGTATAGACGGCGCCACGACGACCCTGAACTCGCCTGCAAAAGATTTCATAACAGAAATCCGTCTATCTTTTTGTTTTCACCTCGAACATTGTTCATTTTCGGCTTGTGTCACACCAATACATCGTTTCAGTCTGGCACATTCGGCTAAGCCTTAGGCCTTGATTTCAAGATAGTTGTGTCACCTAAAAGATTGAAAAAAGGCGTTTTGCTAAAATAATGAAAAAACTGTCATGGGTGGCACTGCGGTTGCTTACTGGCAGCTGGTATCTTGTAGCTGGTAATTTGCTGCCAATTAAGCGACGAACGACCAGCAACGAGCAACCAGCAACCAGCCATGAAAGTTTTAATGATCGCGCCGCAGCCGTTTTTTCAACCGCGCGGCACACCTTTTAGCGTTTTACACCGGCTCAAAGCTTTATCGAAGCTCGGTTATAAAATCGATTTGGTCACTTATCATCTCGGACAAGACGTTCAAATCGATAATGTGAACATTCATCGCGCCAAGCGCGTTGCCTGGGTAAAGGAGATTGCGATTGGCCCCTCCAAAACCAAATTGCTTCTCGATGTCCAGGTTTATCGCCGCGCGGTGCAACTGCTCGAACGCCAAAGTTACGATTTGATTCACACGCACGAGGAGGCCGGTTTCTTCGGCATTCGCCTGAGCAAAAAATTCGGCGCGCTGCATCTGTACGACATGCACTCCAGCCTGCCGCAGCAATTGTCGAATTTCAAATACAGCAACGCCAAGCCACTCGTCTGGCTTTTTGAAAAACTCGAAGCCGCGACGATCAACAGCGCGCAAGCCGTCATCACCATTTGCCCGGAGTTGTTCAATTACGTGAAGGCGCGGTTTCCGCACAAATATAACAAGTTGATTGAAAACGTCGCCGACAACGCCGTGGTTTTTGGCTCGCCGGCAGACGGCGGATCTTCAAAAAACGGCAACGGCAAAATTAACGCTGCGGAGTTGGCGCAGCGCTACGGCTTGTCCAGCAACGGCAAGAGCAAAACGACGATTTTATACACCGGCACGTTCGAGCCGTATCAAGGCCTGGATTTGTTGATCGAAGCGAGCCAGCCGGTGGTTTCGCGTTATCAAAACGATGTCCGCTTTCTCATCGTCGGCGGCAAGCCGGAGCAAGTCGCGCAGTACAAAGAAAAAGCCGGCAAGCTCGGCGTCGGCGAGAAATTTATTTTCACCGGGCAGCGGCCGCCGGAAGAAATTCCCGAATTTATGAAATTGGCGGACATTCTGGTTTCGCCGCGAATCGCCGGCAACAACACGCCGCTGAAAATTTATTCGTATTTGCGCTCCGGCGTTCCGATCGTCGCCACCGCGCATCTCACGCACACGCAGGTTTTGAATTCCAACGTCGCCGTGCTGACGGATTGCGCGGCGCCGGCTTTGGCGAGCGGCATGCTGCGCGTGCTCGAAGATCGCGCCTACGGTGAAAAACTCGGCCGCAATGCGCAAGAACTCGCCGCCCGCGAGTACAGTTACGAAGCCTATTTGCAAAAAACGAAAGAGATTTATTCGTATTTGGAAGGCTTGCTCTAAAAAATGTGCGG
The candidate division KSB1 bacterium DNA segment above includes these coding regions:
- a CDS encoding glycosyltransferase family 4 protein: MKVLMIAPQPFFQPRGTPFSVLHRLKALSKLGYKIDLVTYHLGQDVQIDNVNIHRAKRVAWVKEIAIGPSKTKLLLDVQVYRRAVQLLERQSYDLIHTHEEAGFFGIRLSKKFGALHLYDMHSSLPQQLSNFKYSNAKPLVWLFEKLEAATINSAQAVITICPELFNYVKARFPHKYNKLIENVADNAVVFGSPADGGSSKNGNGKINAAELAQRYGLSSNGKSKTTILYTGTFEPYQGLDLLIEASQPVVSRYQNDVRFLIVGGKPEQVAQYKEKAGKLGVGEKFIFTGQRPPEEIPEFMKLADILVSPRIAGNNTPLKIYSYLRSGVPIVATAHLTHTQVLNSNVAVLTDCAAPALASGMLRVLEDRAYGEKLGRNAQELAAREYSYEAYLQKTKEIYSYLEGLL
- a CDS encoding UDP-glucose/GDP-mannose dehydrogenase family protein encodes the protein MRICMIGTGYVGLVTGTCFAEFGNDVTCVDIVKEKIDKLNRGELPIYEPGLDVMVAQNVKEGRLTFTTDLKKSVEDALVIFIAVGTPQAEDGSADMRYVEAVTKDIARYMNEYKVIVNKSTVPVGAGKWIKKLIQENQPKPIHFSVASNPEFLREGSAIEDFMRPNRVVIGTEDPEAAAIMRDLYKPLYLIETPIVMTDLASAELTKYAANAFLATKISFINEIATICERVGADVHEVAKGMGLDQRIGTKFLHAGPGYGGSCFPKDTRALLNIARKNDYTFKIVEAAVEVNDEQRRRMLEKIKRTIGNLNGKTIAVLGLAFKPNTDDMREAPSIDIIKGMQKEGARIKAYDPVAMQEAKKFLPDIEFMDDTYSPMAGADALIFITEWNQFRSLDLKKIKHLLKTPIVIDLRNIYEPQRMREHGFTYVAVGRH